Genomic segment of Hydrogenobacter sp.:
ACTTTATCCTTTCTGGTAGTATCACATCAGACATAAGAGGCACCATGGGTCTGTTTTCGTTACTCATATGAAACCATACCAGAAAGGGAATTATCCTGTACATCATACCCATTATAATGCTCGTAAAAAAGACGGCGTAGAAAAAGAGAAAGTGAAGAAAGAAACGATCTCTCAAAATGAAGAACACCAGAGACAGTATGAGACATATCTGTCCAAGGTACCAAAAGTGTAAGGTGTAATCCTCAGCTTTTCTCCTTCTTTTTATCAATCTTTTGAGTGTGAGGAAGGCATAAATAAAGAAGAGTATACTTAAAGGTAGGCTGAATGCACCGCTTATTAGAGATAAGGGTAAAAAGAGAGTAACGAGCAGTGGATAGTTCATAGAGAAGTTTTTAGGATAACCTTGCGTTACAAAGAACATCTCCACAACTTGAAAGGATACACTGGCTATAAGCAGTCCTATCCATCCGAATAAAAGTATACTGTAGTGAAGGCTTAGGGTTTTTTCAGACGGTGGTAAATAACCGTAATAGGAGAGGACCCTGTAAAATCCCACCGTCACTCCAAATAGGAGAAACACCAAAGAGAACTTCATACCTCTTGATGTAGGTGTAAAGCTCTTGATCTTTATAAGGTGGTACAGCATCAACAAAGAGACGTAAAGTATTCCCGTATATGTGAGGAGGGAACCCAAAAGGAACAGTTTACCAGAAAAGAAAGCATAAACGAATATGGATACTCCTGAAGATAACAGTACATAAGACACAAAAGCTTTAGGTTTTGGATTTTTTATGACCGCACCTGCAACTACGGGTAGCATCTGGAAAAGCGCCCCGAACATTGTGAAAAGGGCAAATCCTAAGGTATAAAGGTGTACGAGCGCAGGGAGGTAAAAGACGGTTTTTAGAGCCATGTAAAGTTCAAAAATTGAGATGATCACACCAAATACTGTGGCGGTAAAGAAAAAGCCGAAAACTACTATAAAGGGTGGTGCTTGCTGTAGGGAAAGCCCACCTTTGGTTATCATAACCTTTCCATCTTTTCTATAATTTCGTCAGCAGGCAGGTGCTGGTCACACATGGGATAGAGTATCTGTTCCTCCTTCATGTTGTGCTGACCGATAAGCACCATAAAAGTGTCCCCCAAAGAGAGGAAGGTCTTTTTATCCCTCTCCTTTATAGCTTGTTCCATTCTCTCCATAAGATCCCTTGCTTGTGCGTGTTCCATTCTCATCACCTGAGTCGGTCCCATAATCATACCGGTAGTTTCTTCAAAGGCGGGGAAAAGAATATCCTCTTCTCTCTTGAAGTGTAAAAGAGTAGCCTCCTTAAAAGATTTAAAGGTTTCTTCGGCTTGATCCCATTTGCCTTCTTGCAAGCTACTTTCAACTTTCGCATAGAGAGTATCGCATTCCCTGTGTTCTTCCGTCAGATAATCCTTAATATTCATCTCTCTCCTCCGTTTAACATGAGTATATATATACTTACTTTATTACGAAGTGTCAAGATGAAAGATAAGTTATACTTTTAATTGTTATGCTCAGAGGTTATCTTCCGTTCGTGGCTTCATCCTCTTCGCTTCTTGTCACGCTCATAGTAGGGCTTTTCTATCTTCAAGAAAGGGGTAAACTTTA
This window contains:
- a CDS encoding hemerythrin domain-containing protein: MNIKDYLTEEHRECDTLYAKVESSLQEGKWDQAEETFKSFKEATLLHFKREEDILFPAFEETTGMIMGPTQVMRMEHAQARDLMERMEQAIKERDKKTFLSLGDTFMVLIGQHNMKEEQILYPMCDQHLPADEIIEKMERL